One Microtus pennsylvanicus isolate mMicPen1 chromosome 3, mMicPen1.hap1, whole genome shotgun sequence DNA window includes the following coding sequences:
- the Sln gene encoding sarcolipin, which yields MERSTRELFLNFTVVLITVLLMWLLVRSYQY from the coding sequence ATGGAGCGGTCTACCCGGGAGCTGTTCCTCAACTTCACAGTTGTCCTGATTACCGTTCTCCTTATGTGGCTTCTTGTGAGGTCCTACCAATACTGA